The genomic DNA CAGTGGCCTCTGCAAAATAGAccaataaataaaaaaaaaacttatTATCCTTCTTTATGTTGATCATTATAAATATTTGTGCATATGTAGGAAGGAGAATACATAAATTGTGCATGTAAAAACACATATCTGGTTGTGGCTGAATGAAATATATGATAATACCTGTTCAGAATCACCCCATCTACGAAAAGCAGAAAACGATTGAAGACGAGCCCATATATATTGACCACCAACAGTAGCAAAACAGTACCATAACTTTTGAGCAAAAGTAAGTCCAGGTCCTTCCAAACCGGTTCTAACTAAAGCAAAAGATGCAAACAATGATAATATACAGCttaaaaattgcaaaaatataaaatggACATAAGAAAAACCATTTTGGTAACTAGATCAAATACTTTGCATATTCTGTTAGTTTGCACACAGCTAAAGCAAGAATCTTATCCCACAGATGAAATTAATTATACAATTTTAGAAACCAAGTAATATCAATTACAagaattttatttagtttttaatttccaaaattccCATGGCTACAATAAAAAATAATTTCTCAGAAGTTTAACTTTACGTGCATATCAAGTCTAAGTGATAATAGAATGTTACAGGATGATGTACCTAGTTTTCTGAAAAGTGAAACCACGTGATGTAAGCAGactttttaataatatttatctGATGGAGTTTCCCCTCCAGCTTGTTTCACATATAAATATAAAGAAATACAACCACAAAGATTTGAGCAGGTATGAAATCATATTAACATTCATCAAATCATATTAAACAGCTATCAGCAGCATATCAGAACGTGCGTAAGAAAAAAATTCCTTACATTTTCCTCTTGTTTCCAGGGCACGTTCATCTCTGTATCTTAAATTCATGAGAGCATTTCCAGGAGTAGGCTTATCAACCCATATCGAAAATCTCCAAATGAGGAATTCGAGGAAAGCATCAAGTTCTGGTTCGTAATGGAACAGCATTCCTGGCTAATCCCAAAATAAACAAGGGGAAACAATCAAATGCCTGCCAAGAAAACATATCCTCTAAACCAATAATAATGTTGAATTATCTAATTTCAAACTTGTGTACCTTCATTAACGAGAAAACTTTAAGTAATTGTTCTTTCAACATGGCTGACATTTCAATGTCCAGCCGCCCTGCATCGACCTGATTGACTCTAGATATCGAAATAGGGATAGTTGACTGAAAAATCCCAAAATCTATATTTAGTCAAGTGGGGGAACCATATTACAAAGCAAACACGAAATACTAAATCAAATTCATTTTAACATCGCTATCAGATTACATACAAAGCCAACCACATAATAACACTACATAATTCAAAGTCTCAAGCTTTTTTACCACATATGTAGACTAAAAAACTTTCTTAAAACTAATATCAAACATCTTTAAATTTCCCATTAGGGTTTGCAAGAATTCATCAAAACAACATCTAAAAAACACTTCTAAACAATTAAAACCTAAGAACAACAAAAAAAGAATGAATCTTTAACATAAAAATCAAATCTTGattataaaatcaaaaaaattgtaaaatttcAAGAACCTGGTGAGATGGGGTCAAATCTTTCCACAAAGGGTATAATCTTTGATGTGTCTTGGCCCATTCATCTTCTGCCGGAGGTGGAGATGCGCCGGAGATGCTAccggaagaagaagaagaggctAGGGTTTCTCTCACCATTTCAATTGATTGCTTGAGAAATAGTTAAATTCAGTAAATAAGCAAGTTTGTAAAAATATCCACCCCTCTTTGCATAGATT from Apium graveolens cultivar Ventura chromosome 5, ASM990537v1, whole genome shotgun sequence includes the following:
- the LOC141723883 gene encoding peroxisome biogenesis protein 2 is translated as MVRETLASSSSSGSISGASPPPAEDEWAKTHQRLYPLWKDLTPSHQSTIPISISRVNQVDAGRLDIEMSAMLKEQLLKVFSLMKPGMLFHYEPELDAFLEFLIWRFSIWVDKPTPGNALMNLRYRDERALETRGKFRTGLEGPGLTFAQKLWYCFATVGGQYIWARLQSFSAFRRWGDSEQRPLARRAWFLIQRLEGFYKAASFSNLLIFLYTGRYRNLIERAIQARLVYGSPHMNRAVSFEYMNRQLVWNEFSEMLLLLLPLLNSSSVKNFLLPFGKDKSSTSAEDETLCPICQTNPTLPFLALPCEHRYCYYCLRTRCSATTSFRCSRCNEPVIAMQRHGGLKDSASTS